A stretch of the Macaca mulatta isolate MMU2019108-1 chromosome 16, T2T-MMU8v2.0, whole genome shotgun sequence genome encodes the following:
- the SPPL2C gene encoding signal peptide peptidase-like 2C, protein MACLGFLLPVGFLLIISTMARGEYGVAHVVSENWSKDYCILFSSDYVTLPRDLHHAPLLPLYDGTKARWCPGEDSPHQAQLSSPSQRPLRQTTAMVMTGNCSFHTKGWLAQGHGAHGLLIVGRVSDQQCSDTTLVPQDPRQPLGDLTIPVAMLHYTDMLDILSHTHGEAIVRVAMYAPPEPIIDYNMLVIFILAVGTVAAGGYWAGLTEANRLQRRRARRGGGPGGHRQPREAAAAEGAQKEDNEDIPVDFTPAMTGVVVTVSCSLMLLLYFFYDHFVYVTIGIFGLGAGIGLYSCLSPLVRRLPLWQYQNPPHGLWASLPLPLLLLASLCATVIIFWVVYRNEDRWAWLLQDALGISYCLFVLHRVRLPTLKNCSSFLLALLAFDVFFVFVTPFFTKTGESIMAQVASGPAESSSHEKLPMVLKVPRLRVSALTLCSQPFSILGFGDIVVPGFLVAYCCRFDVQVHSHLVYFVACTVAYAVGLLVTFMAMVLMQMGQPALLYLVSSTLLTSLAVAACRQELSLFWTGQGRAKMLGLCCAPSAGSRQKQEGAADAHTASTLERGTNRGAGDLDSNSGEDTTEIVTMSENEATNPEDRSDSSEGWSDAHLDPNELPFIPPGASEELMPLMPMAMLIPLMPLMPPPSELGHVHAQAQAHDTGLPWAGLHKRKGLKVRKSMSTQAPL, encoded by the coding sequence ATGGCGTGCCTGGGCTTCCTCCTCCCCGTGGGCTTCCTCCTGATCATCAGCACCATGGCACGGGGAGAGTACGGTGTGGCCCACGTGGTGTCAGAGAATTGGAGCAAGGACTACTGTATCCTGTTCAGCTCCGACTACGTCACCCTCCCCCGGGACCTGCACCACGCCCCACTCCTTCCCCTGTATGATGGCACCAAGGCACGCTGGTGCCCAGGCGAGGATTCCccccaccaggcccagctcagCTCCCCCAGCCAGCGGCCCCTCCGCCAGACCACCGCCATGGTCATGACGGGTAACTGCAGTTTCCACACGAAAGGCTGGCTGGCTCAGGGCCACGGTGCCCACGGGCTGCTCATCGTGGGCCGGGTCAGTGACCAACAGTGCTCAGACACCACCCTGGTGCCCCAGGATCCCCGCCAGCCCCTGGGAGACCTCACCATCCCTGTGGCTATGCTCCACTACACTGACATGCTGGACATCCTCAGCCACACTCATGGGGAGGCCATCGTCCGTGTGGCCATGTATGCGCCCCCTGAGCCCATCATCGACTACAACATGCTGGTCATCTTCATCCTGGCTGTGGGCACGGTGGCCGCAGGTGGCTACTGGGCCGGCCTGACCGAAGCCAACCGGCTACAGCGACGCCGTGCCCGGAGAGGAGGGGGGCCTGGTGGTCACCGTCAGCCGCgggaagcagcagcagctgagGGAGCCCAGAAGGAAGATAATGAGGACATCCCAGTGGACTTCACACCGGCCATGACGGGCGTGGTGGTCACCGTGTCCTGCTCGCTCATGTTGCTGCTCTATTTCTTCTATGACCACTTTGTCTATGTCACCATCGGGATCTTTGGCCTGGGTGCTGGCATTGGCCTCTACAGCTGCCTGTCACCCCTGGTGCGCCGCCTGCCCCTGTGGCAATACCAGAACCCTCCACACGGCCTCTGGGCCTCTCTGCCGCTGCCCCTGCTGCTGCTGGCGAGCTTGTGCGCAACCGTGATCATCTTCTGGGTGGTCTACCGCAACGAGGACCGCTGGGCATGGCTCCTGCAGGACGCACTGGGCATTTCCTACTGCCTGTTCGTCCTGCACCGCGTGCGGCTGCCCACTCTCAAGAACTGCTCCTCCTTCCTGCTGGCCCTGCTGGCCTTTGACGTCTTCTTTGTCTTCGTCACCCCCTTCTTCACCAAAACTGGTGAGAGCATCATGGCGCAGGTCGCTTCAGGCCCTGCAGAGTCTTCAAGCCACGAGAAGCTGCCTATGGTGCTCAAAGTGCCCCGGCTAAGAGTCTCCGCCTTGACCCTGTGCAGCCAGCCCTTCTCCATCCTTGGCTTTGGTGACATCGTGGTCCCCGGCTTCCTGGTTGCTTACTGTTGCCGCTTTGATGTGCAAGTCCACTCCCATCTGGTCTACTTCGTGGCCTGCACCGTGGCCTATGCCGTGGGCCTGCTGGTCACGTTCATGGCCATGGTACTCATGCAGATGGGCCAACCTGCCTTGCTCTACCTAGTGTCCAGCACCCTGCTCACCAGCCTGGCTGTGGCCGCCTGCCGCCAAGAGCTCAGCCTCTTCTGGACCGGCCAGGGCAGAGCTAAGATGCTTGGGCTCTGCTGTGCCCCTTCAGCTGGCTCTAGGCAGAAGCAGGAGGGTGCAGCAGATGCCCACACAGCCAGCACACTTGAGAGAGGCACCAACCGAGGAGCAGGGGACTTAGACAGCAACTCTGGAGAAGACACCACTGAGATTGTCACCATGTCTGAGAATGAAGCCACCAATCCAGAGGACCGTAGTGATAGCTCCGAGGGCTGGAGTGATGCCCACCTGGATCCTAATGAGCTGCCCTTCATCCCCCCTGGGGCCTCGGAGGAGCTGATGCCACTGATGCCAATGGCCATGCTGATCCCACTCATGCCCCTGATGCCCCCGCCCTCAGAGCTGGGCCACGTCCatgcccaggcccaggcccatgACACTGGCCTGCCCTGGGCAGGACTCCACAAGAGGAAGGGTTTGAAAGTAAGAAAGAGCATGTCGACCCAGGCTCCCTTGTGA